The Alkalihalobacillus sp. TS-13 genomic interval GGCTTTTTCTTTGCTTTCATGATCCCTGGGAGTGATGGATAACGCGGCTCGTTCAATCCTTGTTGGGCAGTGACGAGAACCGGCAAAGACGTTTCAATCACTTCTACGTCTCCTTCTACATCACGCTCAATCGTTACAGTTGTACCGTCAACTTCTAATTTCGTAATCGTCGTGACATGCGGGATATCCAATAGCTCCGCCAAACGTGGACCGACTTGTCCAGATGCACCGTCAATCGCGACATTACCACCTAGAATGAGATCCACTTCTTTATCTTCGAAATAAGCGGCAAGAATCTTTGCAGTTGAATATTGATCCCCGTCTTCTACATCTTCATCATCGATCAATACAGCTTTATCAGCACCCATCGCTAGAGCTGTACGGAGTTGTTTATCGCTTTCCTCTTCTCCGACAGTAACGACAGTGACTTCTCCACCATGTTCATCACGCAATTTGATTGCTTCTTCTACGGCATATTCATCATACGGATTAATGATGAATTCAACACCATCTTCACTGATCTTACCGTTTTCAATCGCAATCTTTTCTTCCGTATCGAATGTACGTTTTAAAATCACATAAATGTTCATTATTCTTCCCCTCCAGTATTAACGGTCTTTAAATTCTGGTTTACGTTTTTCTATAAAAGCTTGAATGCCCTCTTGTCCATCATGAGAAGCAAATGCTTTACCGAAGAATTCAGTTTCTTTTTTTGCTCCAGCTTCATATTCACCTTTTCTCGCATAATCAACGAGTTTCAATGCTAAATCTACCGCAACAGCGCTTTTCCCTGCAGCTTTTCCAGCTATCTCATAGGCTTTATCCAGGAGATCATCATCTGAAACAACGTGATTCGCCAGACCTAAACGATGTGCTTCGGAACCGGATATCGGTTCGCTCGTCAATAGAATTTCAGTCGCCTTAGCAGCTCCGACATAATGCGGAAGTCGTTGCGATCCAGCAAATCCTGGCACCAAGCCAAGCTGTAGTTCCGGCAATCCTAATTTTGTATTTTCTGTCACAATACGCATGTGGCATGACATCGCCAGTTCAAGGCCACCGCCAAGTGCGGCACCGTGTACAGCGGCTATGACAGGTTTCGAAAATTGTTCGATCCGATCAAACACCTGTTGTCCGAAAGCACCGAGTTCAGAGAATCCATCCGCATCTTCTACGGTCGTAAATTCCTTAATATCCGCACCTGCTGAAAAGAATCTTCCTTCCCCGCGGATGACGATCGTTTTTACATCTGTATCCGCTTCCAATTCATCAAAAACGGAATTCAGTTCTTTGATCATCGGGGAACAAAGTGCATTGGCGGGTGCGTGTTGCAATAAGATCGTGCAAATGTGGTTTTCCTTCGAATAGGATAAATACTCCAAAATCTCTCCTCCTCTAACTTGATCTATAACGAAAGCCATTAATCAATAAATCGTGGACTGGCTTTGCAAGCGCTGTCAAATCAAACCTATGGTCATTCATTACCCAACTCGTAGTCGTTTCATCAATGGTACCGAAGATCATCTGCCTGACGATCCGGATATCAAGATCAGGATGGAAAACTTTCTCGTCAATCCCTTCATAGATGAGCGAATCGACAAGTTCAAGGTACCTTTTAAGTACTTCACCGATTTTAGCCCGAAGTTCCCGATTCGTCTGACGGAGCTCCAACTGGGTGACGATTGCAAGTTCATGGTCCACAGATAGCTGCTTGAAGTGCATTTCAATCAACGTTAACAGCTTATCTTCAACAGAATGCTGCTGTTCAATTTCATCTATTGTCGTGTCGATAAAACGTCCCATCTTTTCACGAAACAAAGAGATAAGCAGATCCTCTTTATTTTTGAAATAAAGATAGATGGTTCCATCGGCCACACCAGCTTCACGTGCGATCTTAGAAATCTGCGATTGGTGATAGCCATGTTTTGCTATGACCGTTACAGCTGCATCAATTATCTTTTCATATTTTGGTCCTTTTCGTTTTACGGTCATCTGTTTTACCTCCACATAAAGAAAACTTGGCAAATGCCGAGCCAATGGTGACGGCTAAGCCATAGTTGCCCTTATACTGAAGAAAGGATCAGCACTTTCTTCAAGTGATCAAAAAATGAATGAACATTCACTCGGGTTAATTGTACTGTAGTTGAAGGTAAAAAGTCAATGAATCTTTCGTATTTTTCAGAATTTTACGCATCCAGTTTCAAGTATACATTTAAGTGTTTAGAATGGCAA includes:
- a CDS encoding enoyl-CoA hydratase, yielding MEYLSYSKENHICTILLQHAPANALCSPMIKELNSVFDELEADTDVKTIVIRGEGRFFSAGADIKEFTTVEDADGFSELGAFGQQVFDRIEQFSKPVIAAVHGAALGGGLELAMSCHMRIVTENTKLGLPELQLGLVPGFAGSQRLPHYVGAAKATEILLTSEPISGSEAHRLGLANHVVSDDDLLDKAYEIAGKAAGKSAVAVDLALKLVDYARKGEYEAGAKKETEFFGKAFASHDGQEGIQAFIEKRKPEFKDR
- a CDS encoding electron transfer flavoprotein subunit beta/FixA family protein; the protein is MNIYVILKRTFDTEEKIAIENGKISEDGVEFIINPYDEYAVEEAIKLRDEHGGEVTVVTVGEEESDKQLRTALAMGADKAVLIDDEDVEDGDQYSTAKILAAYFEDKEVDLILGGNVAIDGASGQVGPRLAELLDIPHVTTITKLEVDGTTVTIERDVEGDVEVIETSLPVLVTAQQGLNEPRYPSLPGIMKAKKKPLEELELDDLDLDEDDVEGKTRTLEVYLPPEKQAGKVLEGEVDDQVKELVSLLRSEAKVI
- a CDS encoding TetR/AcrR family transcriptional regulator encodes the protein MTVKRKGPKYEKIIDAAVTVIAKHGYHQSQISKIAREAGVADGTIYLYFKNKEDLLISLFREKMGRFIDTTIDEIEQQHSVEDKLLTLIEMHFKQLSVDHELAIVTQLELRQTNRELRAKIGEVLKRYLELVDSLIYEGIDEKVFHPDLDIRIVRQMIFGTIDETTTSWVMNDHRFDLTALAKPVHDLLINGFRYRSS